A region from the Brassica napus cultivar Da-Ae chromosome C8, Da-Ae, whole genome shotgun sequence genome encodes:
- the LOC106346531 gene encoding uncharacterized protein LOC106346531 — MKTYKPCFGRTNVGDPLPTSSLASSNSSTSSSTDANPPQKRTILAKLKPSTDFGRDTLRRAAAIIAPTVVHILASVERLEYDKAYSQSVQKVKVFLNDGKKFIGVVSEYRVWKDVALVKIDVPTSVALVAAKWGIDKGVCLGDLVLAVGSTNAWPNSFSKGMISCLKRTSKEANTRGGNNLYIQTDCATCEGNSGGPLVNLNGEVIGMIIGGEQGKVEFALSLDSVFKVLKAMRYKCASSSCTTTTSSTRDSDSKESMSPLKSGGDLNDTNVPVLSRLQLKRPIAGSQVPFCPGDKKMLDCWTTIEPNSFRVRGRTYLSDKKKEFAPRHAAYNPFGVDVFLSERKINHVAQYVKLPVTTTSTKLPSILVVNVQVPLYTTTISQVDTDGEGMNIVLYFKLSDNYSNELPLHFQENIQRLIDDEVEKVKRFHMDVTVPFRERIKILGRVANVDTLHLSRPEKKLMKAYNERPLLSRLQHEFYLGENYFEIDIDMRRFSDVSRKGFKAFIDRLKICVLDVGLTIQGKKTEELPEQILCCVKLNEIDYVKYHQLAQELF, encoded by the exons ATGAAAACCTACAAACCTTGCTTTGGAAGAACCAACGTTGGAGATCCTCTTCCAACTTCGAGTCTCGCCTCATCTAACTCCTCCACGAGCAGTTCCACCGATGCCAATCCTCCTCAGAAACGAACCATTCTAGCCAAACTTAAGCCATCAACCGACTTCGGAAGAGATACCCTGAGAAGAGCAGCGGCAATCATAGCTCCTACCGTGGTCCACATCCTCGCAAGTGTAGAACGTTTGGAATACGATAAAGCTTATTCCCAATCTGTACAAAAG GTGAAGGTTTTTTTAAATGACGGCAAGAAATTCATAGGAGTAGTTTCGGAGTACAGGGTTTGGAAGGACGTGGCCTTGGTCAAAATCGATGTTCCCACCTCAGTTGCACTTGTTGCTGCGAAATGGGGTATTGACAAGGGAGTTTGTCTTGGTGATCTCGTTTTGGCTGTGGGTTCAACTAATGCTTGGCCTAACAGCTTCTCAAAGGGCATGATTag CTGTCTCAAACGCACTTCCAAGGAAGCGAATACTAGAGGCGGTAACAACCTATACATTCAGACggattgtgcaacttgtgag GGGAACTCTGGTGGGCCCCTTGTAAACCTCAATGGTGAGGTAATTGGCATGATTATCGGTGGAGAACAAGGGAAGGTTGAATTTGCCTTGAGCCTTGACTCAGTGTTCAAAGTCTTGAAGGCGATGCGTTATAAGTGTGCATCAAGCTCCTGTACTACAACCACTTCATCAACACGAGACTCTGACTCAAAGGAATCCATGTCGCCATTGAAATCAGGCGGTGACTTAAATGACACAAACGTCCCAGTTCTTTCTCGGCTGCAGTTGAAGAGACCAATTGCGGGTTCCCAGGTTCCTTTCTGTCCTGGTGACAAGAAAATGCTAGATTGTTGGACAACTATCGAGCCAAATAGCTTTCGGGTTCGTGGCAGAACTTATCTAAG tgACAAGAAGAAAGAGTTTGCACCTAGGCATGCTGCGTATAATCCTTTTGGTGTGGATGTATTCTTATCGGAACGTAAAATAAACCATGTGGCACAATATGTCAAGCTTCCGGTTACTACCACATCCACCAAACTCCCATCTATCCTTGTTGTTAATGTTCAG GTTCCCTTGTATACAACTACGATCTCTCAAGTTGACACTGACGGGGAAGGAATGAATATTGTTTTGTACTTCAAACTTTCGGATAACTATTCAAACGAGCTTCCTCTCCATTTCCAAGAAAACATCCAG AGATTAATAGATGACGAGGTTGAGAAAGTTAAAAGATTCCATATGGATGTAACCGTGCCTTTTAGAGAACGGATTAAGATATTGGGACGTGTTGCCAACGTAGATACTCTGCACTTGAGTCGTCCAGAGAAAAAGCTGATGAAGGCTTACAACGAAAGGCCCCTTCTTTCGCGTCTGCAGCACGAGTTCTACTTG GGTGAAAATTACTTTGAGATTGATATTGATATGCGTAGATTCAGTGATGTATCCCGAAAAGGGTTTAAAGCATTCATAGACAGATTGAAGATCTGTGTTCTTGATGTTGGCCTCACAATTCAG GGTAAAAAAACAGAGGAGTTACCAGAGCAGATTCTGTGTTGTGTCAAGCTAAATGAGATTGATTATGTGAAGTATCATCAATTAGCTCAGGAACTCTTCTGA
- the LOC106418696 gene encoding pentatricopeptide repeat-containing protein At1g02370, mitochondrial, with translation MASLQLWKKIAAPLTSNGRKWKMACTTVAAPFSSGAESSGPIKVEKESSGPKKPEKVKVEKRKVFQKLKSLRVETIDLIIREEENKGVFVDQEDLFRWAKLLKNHKPENSLEIFRWMDKKKMVFSPSQLELFVDLLGELKGAEAALAYFDKVEPNFDEMDAEAKNRPAYLKLLYWFRVKEESQTSGARTHVLKFPKCDDNWNVLK, from the exons ATGGCTTCTCTTCAGCTCTGGAAGAAAATCGCTGCCCCGCTAACTTCGAACGGTCGTAAGTGGAAGATGGCTTGCACAACGGTGGCTGCGCCGTTTTCATCTGGCGCTGAGAGCTCTGGTCCGATCAAGGTTGAGAAGGAGAGCTCTGGTCCGAAAAAGCCAGAGAAAGTGAAAGTGGAGAAGAGGAAGGTGTTTCAGAAGCTGAAGTCTCTTAGGGTTGAGACCATAGATCTCATCATAAGGGAAGAAGAGAATAAGGGCGTTTTTGTAGATCAGGAGGATCTTTTCAGGTGGGCCAAACTTCTCAAGAACCACAAGCCTGAAAACTCCCTTGag ATCTTTAGGTGGATGGATAAAAAGAAGATGGTGTTTTCTCCCTCCCAACTTGAGCTTTTTGTGGATCTTCTGGGCGAGCTTAAAGGAGCAGAAGCGGCTTTAGCCTACTTTGACAAAGTAGAGCCAAATTTCGATGAGATGGACGCTGAAGCCAAAAACCGCCCTGCTTACTTGAAGCTCTTGTATTGGTTCCGGGTTAAAGAAGAGAGTCAGACTTCGGGGGCAAGAACACATGTTCTCAAGTTCCCTAAGTGTGATGATAATTGGAATGTTCTCAAGTGA
- the LOC106418199 gene encoding putative protease Do-like 14 isoform X2, with the protein MLRLLRTFSSWRSISMNNTLPNSSLASSISSAPTPTPPQKRTILANLKSTTDSCDDVLRKIEKEGGFQISRPDLNRWIALFEKRGQIQKSIEIDSFKEWKYIGLMKTYKPCFGRTNVGDPLPTSSLASSNSSTSSSTDANFFGKDSLKNAGAIIAPSSVNLTTYKGGLFGSGVVFSEQGLIITTAHTVVDVEKLQVSRVYHAQIKEVMITTSLGQTFVGAVADYDLDYDLALVKIESPVSLSPAKFGSSSLLAVGDFVLSVGNPLGYANTFSMGIISCLKRSQHVLRLEGKCKVYLQTDCWLHEGSSGGALVNLEGEVIGLNCGHGEAEVGVGFAIPIGTVLKVMKERRWLCED; encoded by the exons ATGCTGCGTTTACTCAGAACCTTCTCCTCCTGGAGGAGCATTTCCATGAACAATACTCTTCCAAATTCGAGTCTAGCGTCCTCTATCTCCTCCGCTCCCACTCCCACTCCTCCTCAGAAACGAACCATTCTAGCCAATCTTAAGTCAACAACTGATTCATGTGATGATGTTCTGAGAAAGATAGAGAAGGAGGGAGGGTTTCAGATATCTAGACCTGATCTTAATCGCTGGATTGCTCTATTTGAAAAACGAGGTCAGATCCAGAAATCTATAGAG ATCGACTCCTTCAAGGAGTGGAAGTACATTGGTTTGATGAAAACCTACAAACCTTGCTTTGGAAGAACCAACGTTGGAGATCCTCTTCCAACTTCGAGTCTCGCCTCATCTAACTCCTCCACGAGCAGTTCCACCGATGCCAATTTCTTTGGCAAAGACTCTCTGAAAAACGCAGGGGCCATCATCGCTCCTTCCTCTGTGAATCTCACTACATACAAAG GAGGTTTGTTTGGGAGTGGAGTTGTGTTTAGCGAACAAGGCTTGATCATTACAACTGCTCATACTGTTGTTGATGTGGAAAAGTTACAAGTCAGTCGTGTGTATCATGCGCAGATAAAGGAG GTTATGATAACCACGAGCCTTGGTCAGACGTTCGTAGGAGCAGTTGCTGACTATGACCTGGACTACGATCTTGCACTAGTCAAGATCGAGTCGCCAGTGTCGCTCTCTCCTGCCAAGTTTGGCAGTTCGAGTCTTCTTGCTGTTGGAGACTTTGTCTTGTCGGTTGGCAACCCTTTAGGATATGCCAACACATTTTCAATGGGAATAATCAG TTGCCTTAAACGCTCACAACATGTTTTACGTCTAGAAGGGAAATGCAAAGTGTATCTACAAACAGATTGTTGGTTGCATGAG GGGAGCTCTGGAGGTGCCCTTGTAAACCTTGAGGGTGAAGTTATCGGCTTGAACTGCGGGCATGGGGAAGCAGAAGTTGGTGTTGGGTTTGCAATCCCGATTGGTACTGTTTTGAAAGTGATGAAGGAAAGAAGGTGGTTGTGTGAGGATTGA
- the LOC106418199 gene encoding zinc finger MYM-type protein 1 isoform X1 — translation MGPKRIRREMGGAEKERLKKRQEALIKSQANSMLRYVTITETPKLDEVLEDETIEDVEDDIIHTDEDEENLDMTQNMNNNKSDGGGGSESKRETGNKDEEEKMDGVKEYQISGDVDDPGNWKKVDNRMRDFLVEKGPTMRLPIDYHFPRDHVGRCFSHSSYTREIRNGEKQDRQWLVYSKVKDKFFCFCCKLFTQDRNASQIATSGYNDWRNLSKMLKEHEKSHKHIICMTQWIELEVRLKTNQTIDKHIQEEVNKEKQYWRDVLLRIVALVKGLAKQNMAFRGRSDKIRVAGNGNFLGMIEVFADFDEVMKEHIRRIETHETRYHYLSYKIQNELIEMLGSEIKKMILKKIRCAKYYSVILDCTPDISNTEQMSLVIRCVDISETSPKIEEFFLTFLVTKDKTGEGLFGTLQDVLADLGLSIDDIRGQGYDNGSNMKGKHKGVQKRLLEINPRAVYTPCGCHSLNLALSDIACSSDIAVLFFGVVQRIYCLFSSSTNNCDIFKEIVNGITVKPFSQTRWESRINSIKAIRFQAPKIREALFYLADNSDNPKTRSEAESLAMSDTHRIGNFEFVFGMIIWYELLFVVNKVSKILQSEDMDIDIAIAQVKGLVSFFKDYRETGFQKAKREAERIATEMEIDPMFSKKAKRPTKRKQFYGEEPDKVGEVVVLTPEEDFRINYFIKIVDQGLVSLETRFDQLQGYEKTFGFLFDFKKLKLAEDDKLMVSCANLEVFLKHGNCSDIDGDDLFLELKLLRGGLPEGITKAAGILEFLKRRESCYPNTWTAYRIMMTIPVSVASAERSFSKLKLIKSYLRSSMSQERLNGLSMLSIERDMAEKLD, via the coding sequence ATGGGTCCTAAAAGAATTAGAAGAGAGATGGGAGGTGctgaaaaagaaagattaaagaAAAGACAAGAAGCATTAATAAAATCTCAAGCCAATTCAATGTTAAGGTACGTTACAATAACTGAAACTCCTAAACTTGATGAGGTTTTAGAAGATGAGACTATAGAAGATGTGGAGGATGATATTATACACACTGATGAGGACGAAGAGAATTTGGATATGACTCAGAACATGAATAATAATAAGagtgatggtggtggtggtagtgAAAGCAAAAGAGAGACTGGGAATAAGGACGAAGAAGAGAAAATGGATGGTGTTAAAGAATATCAGATAAGTGGAGATGTCGATGATCCTGGAAACTGGAAAAAAGTTGATaacagaatgagagattttCTTGTTGAGAAAGGTCCAACAATGCGGCTACCAATTGATTATCATTTTCCAAGAGATCATGTTGGTAGATGTTTTTCTCATTCTTCTTATACAAGAGAAATAAGAAATGGAGAGAAGCAAGATAGACAATGGTTAGTTTACTCCAAAGTAAAAGATAAGTTCTTTTGTTTCTGTTGTAAACTGTTCACCCAAGACAGAAATGCTAGTCAGATTGCAACCAGTGGATACAATGATTGGAGAAATCTTTCAAAAATGCTAAAGGAGCATGAAAAAAGTCATAAGCATATCATATGCATGACTCAATGGATAGAGCTAGAAGTGAGACTAAAGACGAATCAGACCATTGACAAACATATTCAAGAAGAGGTTAACAAAGAGAAACAATACTGGAGAGATGTATTGTTGAGGATAGTTGCACTGGTGAAAGGCCTTGCTAAACAGAATATGGCATTTCGTGGAAGGAGTGATAAGATTCGTGTTGCTGGCAATGGAAATTTCTTGGGTATGATTGAAGTATTTGCAGATTTTGATGAAGTGATGAAAGAGCACATTAGACGAATTGAAACACATGAAACTCGTTATCATTATCTGAGTTACAAAATTCAGAATGAGTTGATAGAGATGCTTGGGAGTGAGATCAAAAAAATGATCTTAAAGAAGATCCGTTGTGCAAAATACTATTCAGTTATTCTTGATTGTACTCCTGATATCAGCAACACAGAACAGATGTCCCTGGTCATCCGATGTGTAGATATTTCTGAGACCTCACCAAAGATCGAAGAGTTCTTTTTGACATTTTTGGTAACTAAAGACAAAACTGGTGAAGGTCTTTTTGGCACCCTTCAGGATGTATTGGCTGATTTGGGATTGAGTATTGATGACATTAGAGGGCAAGGCTATGATAATGGGTCAAACATGAAAGGTAAACATAAAGGAGTACAAAAGAGATTGCTGGAAATTAATCCACGAGCAGTTTACACACCGTGTGGTTGCCATAGTTTGAATCTTGCGCTTTCAGATATTGCTTGCTCGTCAGACATAGCAGTATTATTTTTTGGTGTTGTTCAACGCATCTACTGTTTGTTTTCCTCTTCAACAAAtaattgtgatatttttaaggAGATTGTGAATGGTATTACAGTTAAGCCATTTTCACAAACTCGTTGGGAGAGTCGCATCAACAGTATCAAAGCAATACGGTTTCAAGCTCCTAAGATACGAGAAGCACTGTTTTACTTGGCAGATAATAGTGACAATCCGAAAACAAGAAGTGAGGCTGAGTCTCTTGCCATGAGTGATACCCACAGAATTGGAAACTTTGAGTTTGTGTTTGGAATGATTATTTGGTATGAGCTTTTGTTTGTTGTTAACAAAGTAAGCAAGATCCTGCAGTCAGAAGATATGGATATTGATATTGCTATTGCTCAAGTGAAAGgacttgtttctttttttaaggaTTATAGAGAAACAGGCTTTCAAAAAGCCAAGAGAGAAGCTGAAAGGATTGCTACTGAAATGGAAATTGATCCTATGTTCTCTAAAAAAGCAAAACGTCCTACTAAAAGAAAACAGTTTTATGGGGAAGAGCCAGATAAAGTTGGAGAAGTTGTGGTGCTAACACCTGAAGAAGATTTTAGGATCAACTACTTCATCAAAATTGTGGATCAAGGTTTGGTTTCTCTGGAGACAAGGTTTGATCAACTTCAAGGTTATGAAAAGACTTTTGGATTCTTATTCGACTTCAAAAAACTGAAGCTAGCTGAAGATGACAAGCTGATGGTTTCTTGTGCTAACCTTGAAGTTTTTCTGAAGCATGGTAATTGTTCTGATATTGATGGTGATGATTTGTTTTTGGAGCTGAAGCTTTTGAGAGGGGGTTTGCCTGAAGGTATTACGAAGGCTGCTGGAATATTGGAGTTTTTGAAAAGGAGGGAAAGTTGTTATCCAAACACATGGACAGCATATCGTATAATGATGACAATTCCTGTTTCCGTTGCCTCAGCAGAGAGAAGTTTTTCAAAGCTGAAACTCATAAAATCGTATCTACGGTCGAGTATGTCACAAGAGAGGCTTAATGGATTGTCAATGTTATCAATTGAAAGGGATATGGCTGAAAAGCTTGATTAA